The Alteriqipengyuania halimionae genome contains a region encoding:
- a CDS encoding Bax inhibitor-1/YccA family protein, producing the protein MADWNDQRSGVGYEPGISNASVPNTVRDAGLRKHMLSIYNYMTSGVLLSGIIALVMANTGMTTALYSNPILPWIIMLSPLAIVFAMSFGANRFSAGTLQLMFWAFAALMGASLSTIFLVYTQASIALTFFATAAAFAGLSLFGYTTKKDLSGMGTFLIMGVVGLLVAMLLNMWLQSSGFAMAISAIGVLIFAGLTAYDTQRLKAQYQYVRGTDMAGKAVILGALTLYLDFINMFQFLLSFLGSQD; encoded by the coding sequence ATGGCCGATTGGAACGACCAGCGCAGCGGCGTCGGTTACGAACCGGGCATTTCGAACGCGTCGGTTCCGAACACCGTGCGCGACGCAGGGCTGCGCAAGCATATGCTCTCGATCTACAACTACATGACTTCGGGCGTGCTGCTGTCCGGGATCATCGCGCTCGTCATGGCCAACACCGGCATGACGACGGCGTTGTATTCGAACCCGATCCTGCCGTGGATCATCATGCTGTCGCCCCTCGCGATCGTGTTCGCGATGAGCTTCGGCGCGAACCGCTTCAGCGCAGGTACCCTGCAGCTGATGTTCTGGGCGTTCGCCGCGCTGATGGGCGCATCGCTGTCGACGATTTTCCTCGTCTATACGCAGGCCTCGATCGCTCTCACCTTCTTTGCGACGGCCGCCGCCTTCGCAGGCCTCAGTCTGTTCGGTTACACCACGAAGAAGGATCTGTCCGGCATGGGCACGTTCCTGATCATGGGCGTGGTCGGTCTGCTGGTGGCGATGCTGCTGAACATGTGGCTGCAGTCGAGCGGGTTCGCCATGGCAATCAGTGCCATCGGTGTGCTGATTTTCGCTGGCCTCACCGCTTACGATACGCAGCGTCTGAAGGCCCAGTACCAGTATGTGCGCGGCACCGACATGGCCGGCAAGGCAGTGATCCTCGGCGCGCTTACGCTGTATCTGGACTTCATCAATATGTTCCAGTTCCTGCTGAGCTTCCTCGGCAGCCAGGACTGA
- a CDS encoding pyrroline-5-carboxylate reductase family protein yields the protein MFERILVCGYGNMASAMVDGWLKSGIPPHHFTIYNPRPKTVPTGTRLVTDLPPTPFDAVVLGFKPHMLAEMATKIAPATNGATVVSILGGIDLDTLRRAFPTAGKVIRLMPNLSCALGKSPIALAGRNLSDRQRQAIEELARPLGPIAWVDEDRYDLVTALTGSGPAFLYRFIDAIAGAAHDLGLEREDADRLALAMVDGAADLAAASRHDPGALALRVASPGGMTQKGIDVLDDGNALRALLRETLTAARDRGVELAAEARKISR from the coding sequence ATGTTCGAACGCATTCTCGTCTGCGGATATGGCAACATGGCTTCGGCCATGGTCGACGGTTGGCTGAAAAGCGGCATCCCGCCGCATCATTTCACGATCTACAATCCGCGCCCAAAAACAGTGCCGACCGGCACCCGCCTGGTAACAGACCTCCCACCGACCCCGTTCGATGCTGTGGTGCTTGGTTTCAAGCCGCACATGCTGGCGGAGATGGCCACCAAAATCGCGCCAGCCACCAACGGTGCGACGGTCGTCTCTATCCTTGGCGGCATCGATCTCGACACGCTGCGCAGGGCTTTTCCAACAGCAGGCAAGGTAATCCGCCTGATGCCGAACCTCTCCTGCGCGCTCGGCAAGTCGCCGATCGCGCTGGCCGGACGCAATCTGTCCGATCGCCAGCGTCAGGCGATCGAGGAGCTGGCGCGTCCGCTCGGTCCGATCGCCTGGGTCGATGAGGATCGCTACGATCTCGTCACCGCACTCACTGGCTCGGGACCGGCTTTCCTCTATCGCTTCATCGACGCGATTGCCGGTGCGGCGCACGATCTCGGGCTCGAACGCGAGGATGCGGACAGGCTTGCCCTGGCGATGGTGGACGGCGCAGCCGATCTCGCCGCCGCTTCGCGCCACGATCCGGGAGCGCTCGCTCTACGCGTCGCGAGCCCGGGCGGCATGACACAAAAGGGGATCGACGTTCTCGACGATGGCAACGCCCTACGCGCGTTGTTGCGCGAAACCCTCACCGCTGCGCGCGACCGCGGCGTGGAGCTGGCGGCAGAAGCACGCAAAATCTCGCGCTGA
- a CDS encoding type III secretion system chaperone family protein, whose translation MGAVGTIEIGNDAAPVDMLAALFEAHGWPFEYTGEDEISGEIKGSWTTYQLRGVWRRDDHVLQLLCLPEVRVPKEKRDSVVELLALVNEQLWLGHFDIWSNGGMVLYRHGLMLGDDGLLSLAQAKTAVEAAVEECDRFYPAFQFALWGDKAPAEALANALVDAAGEA comes from the coding sequence ATGGGCGCGGTAGGAACGATCGAAATCGGCAACGATGCCGCGCCTGTCGATATGCTCGCGGCGCTGTTCGAAGCGCATGGCTGGCCGTTCGAGTACACCGGCGAGGACGAGATTTCCGGCGAGATCAAGGGCAGCTGGACGACTTACCAGCTGCGCGGTGTCTGGCGGCGCGACGATCACGTGCTCCAGCTGCTGTGCCTCCCCGAAGTACGGGTGCCGAAGGAAAAGCGGGACTCGGTGGTCGAGCTTCTCGCGCTGGTCAACGAACAGCTTTGGCTGGGTCATTTCGATATCTGGTCGAATGGGGGCATGGTACTGTATCGCCATGGCCTGATGCTCGGCGACGATGGCTTGCTGAGCCTCGCGCAGGCGAAAACCGCGGTCGAGGCAGCGGTCGAGGAGTGCGACCGGTTCTACCCCGCCTTCCAGTTTGCACTATGGGGCGACAAGGCTCCCGCCGAAGCGCTCGCCAATGCACTGGTGGACGCGGCGGGGGAAGCGTAA
- a CDS encoding SPOR domain-containing protein → MAALVCAGAAFALPEMAVAQEVVQRLPPPEEQALKEALQALARNPDDMRSLLIAGRSALVLGDSDAALGFFSRARDLDPGSDEALAGIAAVQVRRNDPVAAIALFDNVGEQALGDPVIDAERALAYDLVGAQGRAQTLYRAVMARSSSEELIRRLALSLAISGDREGSEATLLPLLQRQNKSAWRTRAFSLAILGASDEAVTVANAVMPAGLAREMEPFLRIMERLTRAQQAAAANLGRFPGSSEIGRDTPEIAAYAAQPPVRKPRRSAGDGLVPKGEPLGGPPRRASAAAPSRQSSEGQTTAPPASRTDEPDRLARQAATLRDQEEQRRREGPTGRSNPPATGPVAENTTQPPAPTVAEPVVQAPSQAPAQDVAQSPVREPSPTAGPGFDLATVPGTIRDEPVQEPAREPDFASAFGDIGKPDAMPEAEASSGAVDVTAIKPARPEPEDPPPPPNPARIWVQLGIGRDVDALAFDWRRLKRKYEILDGRDAYRSVLGQTNRMVTGPFASRAEAMKMVNALKEEGHESLVWRSGDGEEVVLLPDG, encoded by the coding sequence TTGGCTGCGCTGGTTTGTGCCGGCGCGGCTTTTGCGCTGCCCGAAATGGCGGTGGCTCAGGAAGTGGTCCAGCGCCTGCCGCCGCCCGAAGAGCAGGCGCTGAAGGAGGCGCTGCAAGCGCTCGCGCGCAATCCGGACGACATGCGATCGCTGCTGATCGCCGGCCGTTCCGCACTCGTGCTCGGCGATAGCGATGCTGCGCTCGGCTTTTTCTCCCGCGCCCGAGATCTCGACCCGGGCAGTGACGAAGCGCTGGCAGGGATCGCGGCGGTGCAGGTGCGGCGCAACGATCCCGTCGCTGCGATCGCGCTGTTCGACAATGTCGGTGAGCAGGCGCTCGGCGATCCGGTTATCGATGCCGAACGTGCGCTAGCCTACGACCTGGTCGGTGCGCAGGGCCGCGCCCAGACGCTCTATCGTGCCGTCATGGCGCGGTCTTCGTCGGAAGAGTTGATCCGGCGCCTTGCACTGAGTCTCGCCATTTCGGGCGATCGCGAAGGCTCCGAAGCAACGCTGCTTCCGCTTTTGCAACGACAGAACAAATCGGCCTGGCGAACGCGCGCTTTCTCGCTTGCGATCTTGGGGGCGAGCGATGAAGCGGTCACCGTCGCCAATGCCGTCATGCCCGCCGGGCTCGCTCGCGAAATGGAACCGTTCCTCAGGATCATGGAACGGCTTACCCGCGCGCAACAGGCCGCTGCCGCCAATCTCGGCCGGTTCCCCGGCTCGAGCGAGATAGGACGCGACACCCCCGAAATTGCGGCCTACGCGGCCCAGCCGCCGGTACGGAAGCCTCGCCGCAGCGCGGGTGACGGTCTTGTGCCCAAAGGCGAACCGCTGGGAGGTCCGCCGCGTCGGGCTTCTGCGGCTGCTCCCTCACGCCAATCGAGCGAAGGCCAAACGACTGCGCCTCCCGCATCGCGTACCGACGAGCCCGACCGGCTTGCACGGCAGGCGGCAACATTGCGAGATCAGGAAGAACAGCGCCGCCGCGAGGGCCCCACCGGTCGGTCGAATCCGCCTGCTACAGGACCCGTTGCCGAGAATACCACTCAGCCGCCCGCTCCGACCGTGGCCGAGCCGGTGGTGCAGGCACCTTCACAGGCTCCTGCGCAAGACGTGGCACAATCACCGGTGCGCGAACCCAGTCCAACCGCTGGGCCGGGTTTCGATCTGGCTACGGTGCCGGGCACGATCCGCGACGAGCCGGTGCAAGAGCCTGCGCGCGAACCCGATTTTGCCAGCGCGTTCGGCGATATCGGCAAGCCCGATGCCATGCCGGAAGCCGAAGCGTCATCGGGAGCGGTTGACGTCACCGCGATCAAGCCTGCGCGGCCCGAGCCTGAAGATCCCCCACCGCCGCCCAACCCGGCGCGAATCTGGGTTCAGCTGGGGATCGGACGCGATGTCGATGCGCTCGCTTTCGACTGGCGCAGGCTCAAGCGAAAATACGAGATACTAGACGGGCGCGACGCCTATCGCTCGGTTCTCGGCCAGACGAATCGCATGGTCACCGGGCCGTTTGCCTCGCGTGCGGAAGCGATGAAAATGGTCAATGCGCTTAAGGAAGAGGGGCACGAAAGTCTCGTCTGGCGTTCAGGTGATGGCGAGGAAGTGGTGCTGCTTCCGGACGGTTGA
- the ftsZ gene encoding cell division protein FtsZ, translating to MSINIAPADMDELRPRIVVIGVGGAGGNAISNMIDADIEGVDFVYANTDAQALNSSNAETRIQLGPELTKGLGAGARPEVGRAAAEETINEIEKALEGVNMVFIAAGMGGGTGTGAAPVIAETARKMGILTVGVVTKPFLFEGTRRMRAAEQGIDQLQSHVDTLIVIPNQNLFLVAKAETTFKEAFLLADEVLQQGVRSITDLMVMPGLINLDFADIRSVMQEMGKAMMGTGESDGESRALEAAEMAIANPLLDGVSMQGARGVIISIIGGEDMRLLEVDEAANHIRELVDPDANIIWGSAFNPDLDGKIRVSVVATGIEDHVSGSYESGARKPAYAATTSYSDPAPRPQPEPAPEPVTETEGSYDDADADNDDYGGSPLVQRGQARPARDLDSSEGFEDADDVTEPPSPTDDSAYAVPGEDGGYADDGGNEPLDLSLDFAEDEEGEDDVPQDAYADLSGGGLPRMPKAIDEDDEDEGGDELLLDASRLAEGGGTSGSDAPADPAPRVPQGMGSGRSGGSGENVTAERTPGPASGQPAGQSGGQPGGAPPVPGGGSTLFERMANLSRGGSAPTPAAGSEDEDEDDDNGAVNIPRFLGRQNNQ from the coding sequence CAACACCGATGCGCAAGCGCTGAACAGCTCGAATGCAGAAACCCGTATCCAGCTTGGTCCGGAATTGACCAAGGGGCTGGGTGCTGGCGCGCGGCCCGAAGTCGGTCGCGCGGCAGCCGAAGAGACCATCAACGAGATCGAAAAGGCGCTCGAAGGCGTCAACATGGTCTTCATCGCGGCCGGTATGGGCGGCGGCACCGGTACCGGTGCGGCTCCCGTGATCGCGGAAACCGCGCGCAAGATGGGCATCCTCACCGTGGGCGTGGTGACCAAGCCGTTCCTGTTCGAAGGCACGCGACGCATGCGCGCGGCCGAGCAGGGTATCGACCAGCTCCAGAGCCATGTCGATACGTTGATCGTCATCCCGAACCAGAACCTTTTCCTGGTCGCCAAGGCCGAAACGACTTTCAAGGAAGCGTTCCTGCTGGCCGATGAAGTGCTGCAGCAGGGCGTACGCTCGATCACCGATCTGATGGTGATGCCGGGCCTCATCAACCTCGACTTTGCAGACATCCGCTCGGTGATGCAGGAAATGGGCAAGGCGATGATGGGCACGGGCGAGAGCGATGGCGAAAGCCGCGCGCTCGAAGCGGCCGAAATGGCGATCGCCAACCCGCTGCTCGACGGTGTTTCGATGCAGGGTGCGCGCGGAGTCATCATTTCGATCATCGGCGGCGAGGACATGCGCCTGCTCGAAGTCGACGAAGCGGCCAACCATATCCGCGAACTGGTCGATCCCGATGCCAACATCATCTGGGGTTCCGCGTTCAATCCCGATCTCGACGGCAAAATCCGCGTTTCGGTGGTCGCCACCGGGATCGAGGATCACGTATCCGGCTCCTACGAAAGCGGGGCGCGCAAGCCGGCCTACGCGGCGACGACGAGCTATTCCGATCCCGCCCCGCGGCCTCAGCCCGAGCCTGCCCCCGAGCCCGTAACGGAAACCGAGGGCAGCTATGACGATGCCGATGCGGATAACGACGATTATGGCGGATCCCCGCTTGTGCAGCGTGGCCAGGCCCGTCCGGCACGCGATCTCGATTCGAGCGAAGGGTTCGAAGACGCCGACGATGTGACCGAACCCCCGTCGCCGACCGACGACAGCGCCTATGCCGTTCCCGGCGAGGATGGCGGCTACGCGGACGATGGCGGGAACGAACCGCTCGACCTCTCGCTCGACTTTGCCGAGGACGAGGAAGGCGAAGACGACGTTCCGCAGGACGCTTACGCCGATCTTTCGGGCGGCGGTTTGCCGCGTATGCCCAAGGCCATCGACGAGGACGACGAGGACGAGGGTGGCGACGAGCTGTTGCTCGATGCATCGCGTCTGGCAGAGGGCGGCGGCACTTCCGGTTCCGACGCACCGGCCGATCCCGCACCTCGCGTTCCGCAGGGTATGGGCTCGGGCCGTAGCGGTGGCTCGGGCGAAAACGTGACGGCTGAACGGACACCCGGCCCCGCATCGGGTCAGCCCGCCGGACAGTCCGGTGGTCAGCCCGGCGGCGCGCCTCCCGTGCCAGGTGGCGGAAGCACCCTGTTCGAGCGGATGGCCAATCTCTCGCGCGGCGGTTCCGCGCCGACGCCTGCCGCCGGATCCGAAGATGAGGACGAAGATGACGATAATGGCGCCGTCAACATTCCGCGCTTCCTCGGTCGCCAGAATAACCAGTAA